From the Solanum lycopersicum chromosome 10, SLM_r2.1 genome, one window contains:
- the LOC101254958 gene encoding dirigent protein 17-like: MDLPCKESDTEEFLTPGVFEIPGEPAVVINGLPPVSSNADINFPCPIVTDAESHKNSSFGQWLVGREVRKFFGDNYYRGKVIEFDGEVGWFRVKYEDGDIEDLEWHELEQVLQPLDITIPLITVATKVNKRKQKSIQEFRGITRNQGIKDDIDMVKKNAFFM; this comes from the coding sequence ATGGATCTTCCATGCAAAGAAAGTGACACGGAGGAGTTTTTAACACCTGGAGTATTTGAAATACCTGGAGAGCCAGCTGTTGTTATTAATGGGTTGCCTCCTGTTTCTTCAAATGCTGACATCAATTTTCCGTGTCCAATAGTTACTGATGCAGAATCACATAAGAATTCTAGTTTTGGTCAATGGCTTGTAGgaagagaagttcgcaagttttTTGGGGACAATTACTACCGTGGGAAAGTTATTGAATTTGATGGGGAAGTCGGTTGGTTCAGGGTGAAGTATGAAGATGGCGACATTGAAGATCTTGAGTGGCATGAGTTGGAACAAGTCCTTCAGCCTTTGGACATTACTATTCCATTGATAACAGTAGCCACAAAGGTCAATAAGAGAAAGCAGAAATCCATTCAAGAATTCAGGGGTATAACTAGAAATCAAGGTATAAAAGATGACATAGACATGGTGAAGAAAAACGCCTTTTTTATGTAG
- the LOC101251836 gene encoding uncharacterized protein, whose amino-acid sequence MPDKEANRAAKILLEIKSNKSTNPGERSEESRAINSPETIYPCSEEIRACFRREEALRYTQPNKAFSYTAVDGKKVVVAPLKKRGGKLFKRICHYNILKRNKPPFFTLHCLVRDAAARLPGGVGTRDDVCVLARDSQFIVEDISDSQLRKAVKGGLDRLHYEDDPCVKYEKERHQWTYLHGDRKVEDFEDDST is encoded by the coding sequence ATGCCGGACAAGGAAGCCAATCGGGCTGCGAAGATTCTATTGGAAATTAAAAGCAACAAATCAACCAATCCTGGCGAAAGGTCAGAGGAATCACGAGCTATCAATAGTCCTGAAACGATTTACCCCTGTAGCGAGGAAATAAGAGCTTGTTTCCGCAGAGAAGAAGCTCTAAGGTACACACAACCTAACAAGGCTTTCTCATATACAGCTGTGGATGGTAAGAAGGTTGTTGTCGCTCCACTGAAAAAGCGTGGAGGCAAACTATTCAAAAGGATTTGTCATTACAATATTCTTAAGAGGAATAAACCGCCTTTTTTCACTCTCCATTGTTTGGTAAGAGATGCAGCGGCTAGATTGCCCGGAGGAGTTGGGACTAGAGACGATGTTTGTGTTTTGGCCAGGGACTCACAATTCATCGTTGAGGACATCTCCGATTCACAACTTCGCAAAGCTGTAAAGGGAGGGTTGGATCGTCTGCACTATGAAGACGATCCATGTGTAAAATATGAGAAGGAAAGGCATCAGTGGACTTATCTACATGGAGATAGAAAGGTAGAAGATTTTGAAGATGATTCGACATAA